gttggctgctgaagtacttacctctgtgttaaggacattatcatcttttgtcaagcccttccctgcggttttcttgaggaacaggtctatggccttttctttcgcagcttctttatttttgatccttcgggtttttcgctgctcttcctgttcgttgttgatacgatcctgagtggcctgacactcttttgcagagacccgatctcccttgatttccattactccctcgggtgtagggaacctgagatattggtagtaagttgctgccactcccttgagtttatgtacccactttcgtccaataatggcgttatagggggatggggggtctaccacgctgaatcgtgtttctactttcatgggcccggcgttcacctgcaacacgatgtctcccaatggctttgtgggcgctccgttgaacccgtagatggtgtaataagaggtcatcagctgttcatcatggagcttcatccgtttgaaggcgtcgtagaatagaacgttcactgagcttcccccgtcgatgaggatctttttgaggttacatctggccactggtagtgtgaggaccaagggatcgttatggtcttccatatcttcttcgatatcttcagtatcgaagatgataggtgcgtccatccactctttgtgctcgtccacctctacgccatcaatcttatataattcgcagtggtcctcgaattgctttcgtagcctctttcctatctgcatTGTAAGTGATGGtcatgtggcttcggaacacgagatggtattgattgtgcggttcccctcTAGAAGTTgtacttgcttggttcgtttggatctgtcgtcggtgacttcctttcgtatgtattgcttgagttcgccagcatcaatcaatttttggatcattattttgaggtttttgcatttctcggtctggtgtccattgaaacAATGATACttacagtaatctttagacttctcggtccttgggggctgttttcccttagaccacggccactccaaattttcccttcctttgatctctcgaaagatccgagcgtagctagcattgagcttcgtgtaaacctgatcttcgaattttcgatcgtcttttcgtcgttcatctcttcgttccttcctatcttcgtgcggtcgttccactgagatatttcttttggccccgctggtttgttctgcggaattggtacggtgagacctctgcgtttgtgccctcgggttctcacgctggatttctttaAGACGAGcatacttttcaataattattcgaagatctccttatgtcttaggtacgcttccgtggatctcaacaaatagtggactcaatcggtataatccccacttgtagcagttgatgcttactacgggatccacactccctatggcttggcagatcttgtgtcatctgttggtgtattccctcgtgttccccttgtaaccaattgccagagaaaaaagtttatccattccggtgtttacatctttgttgtacatgtaggttctcaagaatttctctgcgagttgatcataggagttgatggaatcaggtggcaggttgtcaaactaagacaaagccgatcccttcaggcttgatgggaaatacctacagaggatggcgtcgttttgactctatcgggctaagatacgattataataccggatatgtgccgcgggatcactggatccgtcatagcattcaaaaattgggacagggcattttaacggaatgggggtatttgccaggcgatgagttaggggcgtggagttagcttatctcatcacctcttcaagccttcctccaccttgtctggcttttaactgcctgatctcagccatcatctcatcacgcagctcttccattgcgcggtaatgtcccgcgttctcatgctcagttgagcatttctttcttcgaacttcactgtcataatagtctaagtcttcggcggcatattccggatcggatgcactgcttcccctagcggcgtttCTAGGATGATTAtttggtctcgattaggctctagtgccttagaatttgcttcgtctagttgttggctagtcttcgtgctttgggcaatcctatctttcaagtcttggttctccctggccagaagagctacggcatctgcgtagacctgctggctctttttcaattcttcgagctctaccatcagtcggtgggactggttcgatccctgattgggagttccggcttgtacccctacggccatagtccccccttcgtctactgtgtgtattaagggtggtagaggatcagcttcaattgttggtatctccaagtttggtcccctcggttgagcttccacccacggtactaaaaccactggtatggtttgattctgaccgttggttgacggcattccgaagactggtggatgtgcgggctgatgtgtcatagattctgccaccccttctctttgttgatggatttggtttgaaaccaaagtcttgttagcttctgtatccTGGAGGGacgcaacagttgcgttgttctttgtggctgctgctttgagagccgcggctgcaatggagttagtgttcataaaTGAGGTGATTTctgcagcatcctgcctctgagtagctattttagctttgtctcctttctgcttgcttcgggtcatgaccggggtaatcctcggtgtctcctttgatgaggctttggtttttcctgcctctagtatcttttccatttttagtccttttctgcataggggaataaataaagagaaccaaagatatccacgaggatcgggttagtgccattcgtatccgcaaaatttgtggaataaaaggaaatgagctgcccaagggccttagtaaaagagaaacataaagactccatcggtctagttttcgcaatacaaatcctctaataaacaatcatggaccttgttttcagactacttttgaaaaggaaaactcttgaaaaggcagatccgtagcgagaactcatgaatctggattattaagtcttagttttaaaagaaaaacgcctcacgtgcaaatctgtgatagatagccgtggatttgtctgctttgaaatggtgtttgtgaaaatgaagaccatgaacccagaataaaaaaggttttgaaagcacgctgaacccagaatagggcacaaccataatgcgcgtttaaggtgaaatcacaggatgagataaatcttttaccgggacaaagtccctgtttctagcgccagattgtgaacacataaatcacgaagccatccacgtgttcacaaacaatattcgcatacattctaattctaaaactgtacgtcgtatgtgtaaaggggatgattatatcgattcatcgactcaaagccttcgagcttgtcattgtctagtcgaatattatcataaataatgttcgtataaaggaataaacagagaatcaagtataaatgtaaagcacatgaagttcaacgctgaatgtaaagtgctgaaatgtaaataagataaagatttacgtggttcggcactaaggcctacatccacgggctgatgtttcactatgtattgaatgattacaaagatagtcggatgactttagagtatacataggtctgcggaagtaggggcttacttactcttcctatttctctctcctatattctcctataatttctctggattggtcgaccccttctctcttagtggagaggggtatttatagggttggaacgtgggtcctacttctgaggtgccgttgtaatcttatcttcttgtgttttgtgcccattacgcagaggtcttcgggtatgctgcggcctgagcttgaatacgaagggttatcctcgccttttccacgagctgattgacacgtgtatatatctttggtatttaatgcgggtagatggatgtctgctcgtgtcagacaagtgtttctttgtctggtcacatctgtgtcagtcaaacttcctctcagctgttgatctgggatcttcctcgggattgggtgtattaacacccaaggggtattatctggtgctcctctaagccatcatacctctgtgatcatctgtccctgaccgtcagatctgctgaccggtggcatcttctgatgagatgcttgttatcatgttttgatatcttattttgcatgccttccacgtgtctctttctgcacacgtggtggatgatgaaaggtgtataTACAATGGTACTGTTGATTATGAACGTCAAAACACACCACGCAAATGGAGTGCTTTGTACAGAAAGATATCTATGATGGAAAATCCTTCTGTTATTGGTGCGTCTACTGTTTTGAACCGATGGGAAGAAGAAGGGAAAAAACTTACTAAATGGGAACTTTCTCGTGTTATCAAGGAATTGAGAAAGTATCGAAGATTTTCACTTGCTCTCGGGGTACATTTCTAACTccccaattgattttttttcttcatttcttcaCGTTGTGCTTTTTCAATCTTTAGGTTAAttttaatctaattgattttaggAATACAGTATTAGCATAAGGAAGATCATTGGATTGATGGTGATATGATATTATAGGGCTTAGTGTTTTCTGCAATTTGGTACTGTATGGGTGTAGTATAGTATGTGCTGAGAAGTCACAGTAGTGGTGAACTTCAATCACTTCTTTAACTCTCTTCAAAAGTCGGCTTTTGGCTTTTTAAGGGTTTAGAAGCAGCATAATGAGTGTGTTAGATGCCTAAAATGGAAGTAAGAAAGTGTCCAATTTAAGGAACAAGATACACCCAACTTCAAGTGAAATCGGAACATAAATAGTTGCAGGCGGTGTTAGTCGGTGTTGCTTATTAGCTACAATGTTAGTAGTTAGTATAAGATTAGACATAAGCTCAAATTCAAGTTACCCCGCAACGTATACAGTTGCAGGTGTATTGAAGTTGGTGTTTCTTTTAGCTACAATGTTAGTAGTTGTTTGATTGGACATAAGCTCAGTAGGTTAACTAGTTTGATTATGGTTATGATACGAGAGTCTAGATAGGGAAGCTATGAAACTTGTGAAAGAAGGACCTTGTATCCTTCAACCATTACTTAAAGGAAATAAATGGATGTCATGTTTTTTTGGATATTGACGAAGGCACTGATATATTAGCTTTCTACAGTAACAGATTTCTCGTGGATTTGGTTTATAGCTTCTCACTTGCCCATGTAAATTATATAAATGGTTAATATTAAGACTAAATTTTACCTTTAGACTAACTTATATAATGGATTAGAACCTTTAGAATTTGGGAAGACTAAATTTTACCTTTGTGAATATTAAGACTGCCAAACAACTGGGTTTGTGAAGTTAAAGTCGGGCTCAATTGTAAACTTTGGTTGGTTCATAGAACCTGTTCAAGACCATGTCTTGTGTAGGGGCTCGACGCATGTATCATGGTTTCACCTTGTGAACTATGTGTGCTGACTTGCCTGTAATCAGTGTGCACCTTTGACTTAAGTATCTGATACTGCAATGCTCGATGATCATATACAGTACTTGGCAGTAGATATCTGGGATCCTCCGATCCAGTTAGGTTGTGGTGGTAGCCCACATTTCTAGGATGCTTGCTCCAGTTCCAGGACTTTACTACCTCGTGGATCACATTTGATTGGCTGCAGATTGGCTGTCTTTAATTTAAGTATGCAATTTCTTAAGCTGAAGCACTGAAGTATGCCACCAGCAAGTAATACAAGAGAAAACTGGGATCACGAGAGTCTAAACCTTTGTAACCTCCCGACCGTTCTTCCCGCATCTTAGCTGGCTCCTTATTGAGAACTCTTCCATCTGGTAACTTGAGTTTGATACCAAACTGTAGATCAAAAGGTTCATGAATACACCTTAAATTAAATTCCAATTGCGCCACCAGTAACTAGTCGAGCATGTGCAAGCACAACAGAAAGTCAACCAAATCTATGTGGAAGAACCTTGAGGATCAAATGCTAGGGATCAATTTCTACACCACCCATTAGCACTTTGTACTGAAATGCCTATTACGTTTCCTGAGGCAAAATTTTACCTTTGGAAACCATGATCAAACGTTTTTGCTCTGTTAATGGGGTTGGTTCCTTTAATCTCTTTCTATCAGTCAAGCTTGCTCAACCGCATTTCCCAAATGAAAAAAATGGTCCTGGTGTTGTGTGCTTCTATTTGGGTATGAAGCTACAATTGAGTTTTTATAGGCTTGGCATGCGTATGGGTGTGTTATTTAGGCTTGAAGTAAAATTTCTTACTCTTTTCTCGAATATGCTGTAGTTTGTGATAATACATCTATTTTAAATGGAGCTACAAAAATTCTTTAAACTGTTCAAGTCTTAGTTGTCTTGAAAATTGGAACAATTAGGAGACCGATGTTTTTGCTTTGACACATAGTGGAGCAGACAGGTAGAATGAATAAGTGTTTCTGAAATTGAACACTTATTACTGTTTGAGACCTTAGCTAtacattacttttttttttttttttttactcatcGTCCTTgggatccccaaactctccataagTTGCCCTGTTTTGATGACCATCAAATTATTTTTTCGAAGAAAAACTTCTTCTCAGTTTTCATCACCCAATGTACTTCCAGTGTGTTTTTTACTGAAAGGTGTATGTATATATATGACTCTTTAAAAATAATATGAAATGCATAGTCTGCCTGTGGAACATTAACCAGGAAAAGTAATATAAGAAGCTCAAAATAGATCTTTGCCTAGAAATATTGTCCACCACTGTTTCCTGAACCAGTAGCAACTAACTAAATGAATTTCATGAAATGGGGATAAGGATTGTTTGTACAATTAGACTgatttttatttagttttataTTCCTTCAAAAGAAAAAGGATAATTCGTTTATAAAGCAACGTACATCTGTGTTGGTCATTCAGGACCACGGTTCTGATGGCAATCAAATGAATGCTACCTACCTTTGGTTTGTTTTGCAACAGGAAAGTTAGAACAGCAGCTTCTTAAGTTCAATGTCGTTAAGGGCCTGTCAATCCTAAAATGTTTCTTTTACTACGTTTCGTCAGGTATACGAATGGATTCATGAACAAGGAGATAGATTTCGAGTTTCCACCAGTGACACTGCAATTCAATTGGATCTAATATCTAAAGTCCATGGAGTATTAAGTGCCGAAGAATACTTTTTGAAACTTCCTGATACTGCGAAGGACAATCACACATATGGAGCTCTTCTCAATGCTTATGTACAAGCTaaaatgaaggagaaagctgaATCCTTAATTGTTGATATGAGAGACAAAGGTTACGCCATGCATTCACTTCCTTTTAACGTGATGATGACTCTTTATATGAAACTCAAAGAATACGAAAAAGTCATTGAGATGATAACAGAAATGTTGGAGAAGAATATAAAAATGGATATATATTCGTACAACATTTGGGTAACTACATGTGGATCTATGGGATCTGTAGAGAAAATGGAAGAAGTTCTTCAGCGGATGAAACTCGATAGTTCAATCTACCCTAACTGGACTACGTACAGCACGATGGCTACAATGTACATGAATATGGGGCTAACTGAGAAAGCCAGAGATTGTTTGAAGAAAGTTGAGAGTAGAATCACAGCTCGTGATCGGATCCCGTATCACTATCTCCTCAGCCTCTACGGTAGCTTGGGTAGTAAAGAAGAGGTTTACCGAATATGGAAAGCTTACAAATCAAACTTCCCTAGCATTTGGAACTTGGGATACCATGCAATGATAGCTTCGCTAGTGAGATTAGATGACATTGAAGGAGCACAAAGGATTTTTGACGAATGGCTTTCTGCTAGGTCAACATATGATCCCAGAGTTAGTAACCTTATCATGGGCTGGTATGTTAAGAACGGATTGCTGGATGAAGCCGAGGCTTTTCTTGAAAATGTATTTGAAGTAGGAGGTAAAGTAAACTCAAACACTTGGGAGATTCTTGCGGAAGGTTACATTGCGAAGCAGCAAATTTCTGAGGCTCTAACTTGTGTGAAAGAAGCCGTATCAGCTGAAGGAGCGGTTCACTGGAAGCCGAAGCCTGCAAATATCTCCACTTTACTTGCGCTCTGCGATGAAGAATCTGACCTGGAAAACAAGGAGGTTTTGTTTGAAGTAATGAAACAAATAGGTTGTCTGGACAATGGTAAGATAACTGGTGAGACTGAATCTGGTTCTAGTCTGTCTTCGGATAGAAGTTATGTAGACGATGATGATACTGAATCGAATTTGCTTCTCAGCCAAATCCCGGAAACTTTGTGATACCACTGTAACCTTGGTCCAAGCTTGCCATTTTTTGCCTCTATTTTCACTTGAAAGCACACAGGTGGGCTCCACCAGATGAAGGGTTTATGTTGGTGCTTTTGTGTTCTTGATTATGAGGCAGGAATGGATCACAGATAAATAATAAATCTATGGGTATTTTTATATGTTTCAAAGAAGCTTTTCGCAGCAGTGTCAGAGCAGTTATTTTGATTAGGTTCCATGAAATTGCATGCAAGCAACTGCAAAGACGACAAAGTGAGGACATTTCTCTAACCATGTGCAAGCTGATGGAATGAGCTTTACTGCGACTGCGAGAGTGTGTAAAAGATCTCATTTGCTCATGTGAGTAGGACCcacttttccttttttggaccaATGTCGCCTATCTATCTTCTCATTATCTTAGAAGTTTCATTTCGTCTGCATACAGAATTTTAAATTCATTGTTTGCGTCTCTGATGTTAGGTTCCAAGTCTACTGCTGAAAATATAGAAAAATGGAAGCACCATCTTACTGTACCTCTGCTGTTTTAAGGATTTTGTTTATTCTGCTCAATAAACAAAATGCTTTTATTCTCGTGTAAAAATCTCATGATAGAGTCCGGAGCTTGGTCGACTCTGTGAAGAATCTTATTTCTTGGTCGACCTGTGATAGTGTCTTATGTCTGCCTCAAAGCTTTATTTTTCACATGAAAGATTCAGTCTTGTCAATTCTTGTTTGGTAGCCTCATAAATCGGCATGAAATTGTCCTGAAAATGCATGATGGAACATCGTGCATCCTCTTTTTGCTTTGTCTATGATACTGGAATGCGGATTAGATGTTCCGCAACTTTTTACTGCCGAGCCTTGCACTTTCATCTTGTTTGCTTAACTTTAGGGATATCCTTTTTGCTCGGGCATCTTATTAGAGTGGATCAGGCTTGACAACTAGTGAAAGACACTGTGCACCTGGAGTTAATATTTGAATCCAGCAACGTGGAAAATTATAGGGATAGGCTAAGAAATGAAGCCACAGAGGCAATCACGCACCTCCAATCTTCGACCCACAACCCACGTTGGTCTGTCACAAAGTGTTGTGTCGTCTTTATGTAATGATTTTGATATCACTCGTCTCGTCTCACATCGACAACCAGACTctttataatataaaataaaatattgagGTAGCTACAAATTATAGAGAAGAGATTTGATTACTTACTTAAATATATAATCCAATGAAAtgtctaagagcaactgcagtggtgcgatcaaaaccaaagatcaaagatcaaaaaaaagaccaaaatttgggtttagtctgtgttgtgacgcaacggtacatgattaaaatttcgtcaggcggactttaaaagtccgccccaatttttttttgtaaaatttcatcaggcggattttaaaagtccgccccattttttgtaaatttcatcagggcggactttaaaagtccgccccattctttataactttcatcaggcggactttaaaagtccgcctcattctttttttttttatttaattaaaatttcatcgggcgtaatttaaatctccgcccgttaacaagcgtactttaaatttacgcccagcaacaagcgtactttaaatttacgcccgactatattagaatttgggatttggtcgcgaccatatttggtctggaatttgatctttggttgggatttgatctttactccgtcccactgtgttacgatctcatcccaaatttttggttatactcgaccactgtggatgctctaagatcCCAAAAATATTCTGGTATTAAAATGGATGATGCAAGATATTTTGCACAGACCTTAAACAACAAAACCCCACAAATTTTTTATTCCGTTTGTTTGTTCTTTTAACAGATAAAATCTAAATTCTCCACAGCTCAAGAAGTACTTATCTTTCGAGACTTGTTTAGATCAACCCCTTCCGTTCTAATTAGCTCGGATGAATAAAATTTTGCTCCCACACTACATAAGCATTGTTTGATCTAGTTGAACTAGAACCAACTATTTGGAAATATGAACACATTTCATTAATTCACTTCATttaaatgtatatatatatatatatatatatatatatatattttgtttatCAAGTGTTTTAGCAAATATTATGATAACCATACATGTTGTAGTTGGGTGTAATGTTATTAGATCAGAAAATTTCGGGAACAAAATATTACCAATACCTTAAATTAGGTATATTATATATAATAAAAGATGATCTCTGACAACTTACAAATGCCTTTTCCAGTGGAATAGAAACTATTGGTGATAGTTGTTATATCAATGAGGAAATCTCTGTTATCTGAATGAAGCTGAAATGCCATTGCCAACTGGCTGCTTCCATTAGGATTTTGTTATTGGACAACCAGGGTGGTGTTGTACAATATAATGGGGTTGAGATTTGATGAGGACAATTAATAGTGCTGTAATATATATACTGATGATGCAGGAAATCTTAATATAGATACCCTCTGAGAAAACAACTAATACGTACTGATTAGTACGTTtagcatgcaaaaaaaaa
The nucleotide sequence above comes from Papaver somniferum cultivar HN1 chromosome 8, ASM357369v1, whole genome shotgun sequence. Encoded proteins:
- the LOC113305911 gene encoding pentatricopeptide repeat-containing protein At1g02150-like: MRTRMNSIQLSQEHGEQVEESQDDDELGESMQDDAQRGHGNERPAILELILLYFREVQLFIVVGVIGDWFERCIYNGTVDYERQNTPRKWSALYRKISMMENPSVIGASTVLNRWEEEGKKLTKWELSRVIKELRKYRRFSLALGVYEWIHEQGDRFRVSTSDTAIQLDLISKVHGVLSAEEYFLKLPDTAKDNHTYGALLNAYVQAKMKEKAESLIVDMRDKGYAMHSLPFNVMMTLYMKLKEYEKVIEMITEMLEKNIKMDIYSYNIWVTTCGSMGSVEKMEEVLQRMKLDSSIYPNWTTYSTMATMYMNMGLTEKARDCLKKVESRITARDRIPYHYLLSLYGSLGSKEEVYRIWKAYKSNFPSIWNLGYHAMIASLVRLDDIEGAQRIFDEWLSARSTYDPRVSNLIMGWYVKNGLLDEAEAFLENVFEVGGKVNSNTWEILAEGYIAKQQISEALTCVKEAVSAEGAVHWKPKPANISTLLALCDEESDLENKEVLFEVMKQIGCLDNGKITGETESGSSLSSDRSYVDDDDTESNLLLSQIPETL